One window from the genome of Epinephelus moara isolate mb chromosome 5, YSFRI_EMoa_1.0, whole genome shotgun sequence encodes:
- the LOC126390834 gene encoding uncharacterized protein LOC126390834, which produces MKNRHILGINDLKKYDSAEYRFKLQTDDGWKPGVTLVVTGLKVKFAPSAVVREGQRVTLTCISSCPLPDHTNYVWFLNSRPLTLSENQNKHLVLNPVSSQHAGNYACAVKTPQNTTSREKTLTVRSKKANWTLAAAAGVCAALLLLIPLSVFCWIRKNRASSHSPRTETSDNMEKLNPGSMYENISGQSREQDDNPYSRLHFSKDHTDALYSTIEPVSSN; this is translated from the exons ATGAAGAATCGTCACATCCTGGGAATCAATGACCTGAAGAAGTATGACTCAGCAGAATACAGATTCAAACTGCAGACAGACGATGGATGGAAACCTGGAGTGACTTTGGTTGTCACAG GTCTGAAAGTAAAGTTTGCGCCTTCTGCAGTGGTGAGAGAGGGCCAGAGAGTCACACTGacctgcatttccagctgtccTCTGCCTGACCACACAAACTACGTTTGGTTCCTCAACAGTCGACCTCTGACCCTGTCAGAGaaccaaaacaaacacctgGTTCTGAACCCAGTCAGCAGTCAGCATGCAGGAAACTATGCCTGTGCTGTCAAAACTCCTCAAAACACCACCTCTCGTGAAAAAACTCTCACTGTCCGAAGTAAAAAAGCAAACTGGACActagcagcagctgcaggagtcTGTGCTGCTCTCCTGCTTTTAATACCCCTCTCTGTCTTCTGTTGGATTAG aaaaaataggGCTTCCAGTCACTCTCCAAGAACTGAAACATCAGACAACATGGAAAAG CTAAACCCTGGTTCCATGTATGAAAACATCTCAGGTCAATCAAGAGAGCAGGATGACAACCCCTATAGCAGACTCCACTTCTCTAAGGACCACACAGATGCTCTCTACTCCACCATCGAGCCTGTGTCTTCTAACTAA